A stretch of Telopea speciosissima isolate NSW1024214 ecotype Mountain lineage chromosome 11, Tspe_v1, whole genome shotgun sequence DNA encodes these proteins:
- the LOC122646305 gene encoding telomere length regulation protein TEL2 homolog, which translates to MEESTRKRRELESEILEKVGEVVSAIREAKYVDHVICSLHSIAVHLFPVDSSRLTGCVDSRFRNQLLSGRISSPFERDEWWDVFYHGAAFPTLARVLIYNVALDWLACFPLSARTHVYDSFFVKGPPFEVVQAIIPALLKNGIKKDTDLNVVCSNVERILVLCLLDHNGVLQMARDFGGSCSSEKFTNKLLKPDMLVFTSMIAQLVASIPDKARLGAPAALSSDQFFKQVIIQLLAGAEERSVEICYNEEALDQSVSDGTFLFVGETFSRICRRGFADILLAEVIPRILGHIRGCLSSDVDIIDHNLFKSKTNFQFWFKMIETIKDSYAVERLSERLLHQLATEHITDIEAYWTLWILFHRTFRNQASIRSIFVDKCLLWKVFPVCCLRWILQFAVLDCPPSSDSLTKGQNTQGLIDIVQRLVGVWSKRQFVQSAAMEQQTYVTAAVGLSLEQMSKEELETTKDVMPLILQGVSCRLESPVTLVRRMASCIALVFSKVVDPKNPLYLDDSCSGETIDWEFGFNRQPKRIPASSDCVEKADDEVKSFVSELNKGISGAADGRKNNNVKGRYKKSELKLVDPDEIVDPATLNNDYSSDEDKDDDDYDDDSENSECLSDSSLQPYDLSDDDGDLKKKFSQLVDLVGALRKPDDPDSVERALDVAEKLVRASPDELQHVSGELVRTLVQVRCSDFTIEGEEDSAEGKRQQALVALLVTCPFESVAAVNKLLYSPNVDISQRILILDVMTDAAQELADAISNRPRHPQGNLISTSEQPWFLPQSKGPLGAGSWKEASETGTSLSWSYRYERNLPLKPSQIKIGKSRRWSLRSEKMQQNQLEYSKNKFPLYAAAFMLPAMQGFDKKRHGVDLLGGDFIVLGKLIYMLGVCMRCVAMHPEAMALAPALLDMLSSREVSHHVEAYVRRSVLFAASCILEALHPSFVASALVEGNAEISNGLEWIRTWALHVVESETNTECSTMALTCLRLHTEMALQASRVLESTDNTFKAKGTDVSTNLLKGEIKITYSNMGYQI; encoded by the exons ATGGAGGAGTCTacgagaaaaagaagagaactcgAATCCGAAATTCTTGAAAAGGTTGGAGAGGTTGTATCTGCCATTAGAGAAGCAAAATATGTCGACCATGTTATTTGTTCTCTGCACTCCATTGCAGTTCATCTTTTCCCTGTAGATTCGTCTCGTCTAACAG GATGCGTTGATAGCCGCTTCAGGAATCAG CTGCTCAGCGGCAGGATTTCTTCCCCTTTTGAGAGGGATGAATGGTGGGATGTTTTCTATCATGGAGCAGCATTTCCGACTCtggctagggttttaatataTA ATGTTGCCTTGGATTGGCTAGCTTGTTTCCCTTTATCAGCGCGGACACATGTGTATGATTCATTCTTTGTTAAAGGGCCTCCTTTTGAGGTTGTTCAGGCTATAATTCCTGCTCTTCTGAAGAATGGAATTAAAAAAGATACTGATCTTAATGTTGTCTGCTCAAATGTGGAAAG AATTCTGGTGCTATGCTTGCTCGACCACAATGGCGTGCTGCAGATGGCTAGAGATTTTGGTGGTTCTTGCTCTTCAGAAAAATTTACTAATAAGCTGCTCAAACCGGACATGTTGGTCTTCACATCTATGATTGCACAGCTCGTTGCATCTATTCCTGACAAGGCACGATTGGGAGCCCCAGCTGCGCTCTCTTCAGA TCAGTTCTTTAAGCAGGTCATCATTCAGCTTCTTGCTGGAGCAGAAGAAAGGTCTGTTGAAATATGTTATAATGAAGAGGCATTGGATCAAAGTGTTTCAGATGGGACCTTCTTATTTGTTGGGGAAACATTTTCTCGTATCTGTCGACGGGGATTTGCAG ATATATTGCTAGCAGAAGTGATCCCTCGTATTCTTGGACATATTCGGGGTTGCTTATCATCGGATGTTGATATTATAGACCACAATCTGTTCAAATCAAAAACAAACTTCCAGTTCTGGTTTAAGATGATTGAGACAATAAAAGACTCATATGCTGTGGAAAGATTGTCTGAACGGTTATTACATCAGCTCGCAACTGAACATATTACTGATATTGAAGCTTACTGGACCCTATGGATATTGTTTCATCGAACTTTTAGAAATCAAGCATCAATAAG ATCTATTTTTGTTGACAAATGTTTACTCTGGAAAGTATTTCCTGTCTGTTGCCTGAGGTGGATTCTTCAGTTTGCTGTTCTTGATTGCCCTCCAAGTTCTGATTCATTGACAAAAGGTCAAAATACTCAAGGCCTCATCGATATAGTGCAGCGTCTGGTTGGGGTTTGGTCTAAACGTCAATTTGTACAATCAGCTGCAATGGAGCAACAAACAT ATGTAACTGCGGCAGTCGGCCTATCCTTGGAACAAATGTCGAAAGAAGAACTAGAAACAACCAAGGATGTGATGCCCTTAATCCTTCAGGGAGTTAGCT GTAGGCTAGAGAGCCCAGTTACTTTAGTGCGGAGAATGGCTAGTTGTATAgctttggtgttttctaaagtAGTTGACCCGAAAAATCCTCTTTACCTTGATGACAGTTGTAGCGGGGAGACTATTGACTGGGAATTTGGGTTTAATAGACAACCAAAACGAATTCCAGCTAGTTCAGATTGCGTagaaaaggccgatgatgaAGTGAAAAGTTTTGTGTCTGAGCTGAACAAGGGAATCAGTGGTGCTGCTGATGGCAGGAAAAATAACAATGTGAAGGGTAGGTACAAGAAATCTGAGTTAAAGCTGGTTGATCCAGATGAGATTGTCGACCCAGCGACTCTAAACAATGACTACTCCTCTGATGAAGAcaaagatgatgatgattatgatgatgacagtgagaATTCTGAATGCCTAAGCGACTCATCTTTGCAACCATATGACTTGTCTGATGATGATGGagacttaaaaaagaaattctcCCAGCTGGTCGATCTAGTTGGAGCATTACGCAAACCTGATGATCCAGACAGT gTGGAAAGGGCACTTGATGTTGCTGAGAAGCTTGTAAGGGCATCACCCGATGAGCTTCAACATGTATCTGGTGAGCTTGTGAGAACATTAGTGCAGGTCCGTTGTTCTGATTTCACCATTGAAGGAGAGGAAGATTCAGCAGAAGGAAAGAGGCAACAAGCACTGGTTGCATTGCTCGTTACATGTCCATTTGAATCTGTTGCTGCTGTAAACAAATTATTGTATTCACCTAATGTGGATATCAGTCAACGAATTCTGATACTTGACGTCATGACTGATGCAGCACAAGAGCTTGCTGATGCTATAAGCAATAGACCGAGACATCCGCAAGGGAATTTAATATCGACTTCAGAGCAGCCATGGTTCTTACCTCAAAGCAAGGGGCCTCTTGGAGCAGGCTCTTGGAAAGAGGCCTCGGAAACAGGAACTTCATTGAGTTGGTCATATCGCTATGAGAGGAATCTTCCATTGAAACCTAGTCAGATAAAAATTGGGAAGTCACGTAGATGGAGCCTCCGATCAGAAAAGATGCAACAAAATCAGTTGGAATATTCAAAAAATAAGTTTCCCCTATATGCAGCAGCATTTATGCTCCCAGCTATGCAGGGGTTTGATAAGAAGAGGCATGGTGTTGACTTGCTTGGTGGGGACTTTATCGTTCTTGGGAAACTTATCTACATGCTTGGTGTTTGTATGAGATGTGTAGCCATGCATCCAGAGGCAATGGCTTTAGCTCCTGCCCTTCTCGACATGTTAAGCTCTAG GGAGGTTTCACATCATGTGGAAGCATATGTCAGAAGATCAGTGCTGTTTGCAGCTTCGTGCATATTGGAGGCACTTCACCCTTCTTTTGTAGCATCTGCTTTGGTTGAAGGCAATGCTGAAATATCTAATGGACTTGAATGGATACGCACATGGGCCCTGCATGTTGTTGAATCAGAGACGAATACTGAATGCTCAACA ATGGCACTGACATGTCTCCGACTTCATACTGAGATGGCTCTCCAAGCTTCTCGAGTGCTTGAATCCACAGACAATACATTCAAGGCAAAAGGCACTGATGTCTCAACTAATCTTTTGAAGGGGGAAATCAAGATAACCTACTCAAACATGGGATATCAAATTTGA